The following are encoded together in the Myxococcales bacterium genome:
- a CDS encoding heavy metal translocating P-type ATPase, with protein sequence MATDPVCGMKVPVASPHRYSPNGSEAVFCSTRCRDRFARDPSKYLSAEQQEPQQPPVTQPNTPPAKAPSTRAYTCPMHSEVRVDQAGSCPKCGMALEPVSPRSAAKAEWTCPMHPEIVRDAPGTCPICGMALEPRAGTGQEEDNSELRDMSRRFWLAALFTVPLVVIAMGDLLPGRPISQLLSMRTRTFVELGLATPVCLWSAWPFYVRFVASLKNRSLNMFTLIGLGVGVAFVYSLIAALLPDAFPASFRGEGGEVAVYFEAAGVIVTLILLGQVLELRARSQTSQAIKKLLGMAAKSARRIRDDGSDEDVPLEAVQVGDRLRVRPGEKVPVDGIVLEGASSVDESMVTGEPIPVEKHDGDRVIGSTVNGTGGLVMRADKVGAETLLSRIVAMVAEAQRSRAPIQKLADVVAGYFVPVVILISVTTFIVWALVGPDPRMGHALINAVAVLIIACPCALGLATPMSIMVATGKGATMGVLFKNAEAIEVLRKVDTLVVDKTGTLTEGKPKLVSVVTEPGIDEATLLRLAATLERGSEHPLAAAIAQGAEDRKVALANAEDFDSVTGKGVKGRVDGREVALGNKAMMASLGIESAHLVARAEALRADGQTVMFVAVDGKPAGLVGVADPIKESTPEAIRTLHEEGIRIVMMTGDSGTTAKAVAKKLGIDDVMAEVLPDQKADKVKALQGEGRIVAMAGDGVNDAPALAKAHVGIAMGTGTDVAMESAGVTLVKGDLRGIVRARRLSRRTMGNIKQNLFFAFVYNAAGIPIAAGVLYPFFGLLLSPMIAAAAMSFSSVSVVGNALRLRRAKV encoded by the coding sequence ATGGCTACCGATCCAGTCTGCGGCATGAAGGTCCCGGTCGCGAGCCCGCACCGCTATTCGCCGAACGGGTCAGAGGCGGTTTTCTGTAGCACCCGTTGCCGCGACCGCTTCGCGAGGGACCCCTCGAAGTACCTGTCCGCCGAGCAGCAAGAGCCCCAGCAGCCCCCGGTCACGCAGCCGAATACTCCGCCCGCCAAGGCACCGAGCACGCGCGCGTACACCTGCCCGATGCACTCTGAGGTCCGAGTCGACCAGGCCGGTTCCTGCCCGAAGTGTGGAATGGCACTCGAACCCGTGTCGCCTCGCTCGGCGGCCAAGGCCGAGTGGACCTGCCCGATGCACCCGGAGATCGTTCGGGACGCGCCAGGCACCTGTCCGATCTGCGGGATGGCGCTCGAGCCGCGCGCCGGCACCGGGCAGGAAGAAGACAACTCCGAGCTCCGCGACATGTCGCGGCGTTTCTGGCTCGCGGCGCTGTTCACGGTTCCGCTCGTCGTCATCGCCATGGGCGATCTCCTTCCCGGCCGTCCCATCTCCCAGCTCCTGTCCATGCGAACGCGGACGTTCGTCGAGCTCGGGCTTGCGACGCCCGTGTGCCTTTGGTCGGCGTGGCCCTTCTACGTGCGGTTCGTCGCGTCGCTCAAGAACCGAAGCCTCAACATGTTCACGCTCATCGGTCTCGGCGTCGGCGTGGCGTTCGTGTACAGCCTGATCGCCGCCCTCTTGCCGGACGCGTTTCCGGCGTCCTTTCGCGGCGAGGGTGGCGAGGTCGCCGTCTACTTCGAGGCAGCCGGCGTCATCGTCACGCTGATCCTGCTCGGTCAAGTGCTCGAGCTGCGGGCGCGCAGTCAGACGAGCCAGGCCATCAAGAAGCTGCTGGGCATGGCGGCCAAGTCCGCCCGCCGAATTCGGGATGACGGCTCCGACGAAGACGTGCCCCTCGAGGCCGTTCAAGTCGGCGACCGGCTGCGCGTGCGCCCGGGCGAGAAGGTGCCGGTCGACGGCATCGTGCTCGAAGGAGCGAGCTCGGTCGATGAGTCGATGGTCACCGGCGAGCCGATCCCCGTCGAGAAGCACGACGGCGACCGCGTCATCGGCTCCACCGTGAATGGCACCGGTGGCCTCGTCATGCGCGCGGACAAGGTCGGCGCCGAGACGCTGCTCTCGCGCATCGTCGCGATGGTGGCCGAGGCGCAGCGCAGCCGCGCGCCCATCCAGAAGCTCGCCGACGTCGTGGCTGGCTACTTCGTCCCTGTGGTCATTCTCATCTCCGTCACGACTTTCATCGTCTGGGCGCTCGTCGGGCCAGACCCTCGCATGGGCCATGCGCTCATCAACGCGGTCGCGGTGCTCATCATTGCCTGCCCCTGCGCGCTCGGCCTCGCGACTCCCATGTCGATCATGGTGGCGACCGGCAAGGGCGCCACCATGGGCGTGCTGTTCAAGAACGCCGAGGCAATCGAAGTGCTGCGCAAGGTGGACACGCTGGTCGTCGACAAGACCGGCACGCTCACCGAGGGCAAGCCCAAACTCGTGAGCGTAGTCACGGAGCCGGGCATCGACGAAGCAACTCTGCTCCGGCTGGCTGCCACGCTCGAGCGCGGCAGCGAGCATCCGCTCGCCGCGGCCATCGCCCAGGGCGCCGAGGATCGCAAGGTCGCCCTGGCCAACGCCGAGGACTTCGACTCGGTGACCGGCAAGGGCGTCAAGGGACGGGTCGATGGGCGTGAGGTTGCGCTCGGCAACAAGGCAATGATGGCGAGCCTCGGGATCGAGTCAGCGCACCTGGTCGCGCGCGCGGAGGCGCTCCGCGCCGACGGTCAGACCGTGATGTTCGTGGCTGTCGACGGAAAGCCCGCGGGTCTCGTGGGCGTGGCCGATCCGATCAAGGAGAGCACGCCGGAGGCCATTCGCACGCTTCATGAGGAAGGCATCCGGATCGTCATGATGACGGGTGACAGCGGTACGACCGCGAAAGCGGTGGCGAAGAAGCTCGGCATCGACGACGTGATGGCCGAGGTATTGCCCGACCAGAAGGCCGACAAGGTCAAAGCGCTTCAAGGCGAGGGACGCATCGTCGCGATGGCCGGCGACGGAGTGAACGACGCGCCCGCGTTGGCGAAGGCGCATGTCGGTATCGCGATGGGCACCGGCACCGACGTCGCGATGGAGAGCGCCGGCGTCACGCTGGTCAAGGGCGACCTGCGCGGGATCGTGCGCGCCCGCCGGCTGTCGCGCCGGACCATGGGGAACATCAAGCAGAACCTGTTCTTCGCGTTCGTCTACAACGCCGCCGGCATCCCCATCGCTGCCGGCGTCCTCTACCCATTCTTTGGGCTGCTCTTGAGCCCGATGATCGCGGCGGCCGCCATGAGCTTCAGCTCGGTCTCCGTGGTTGGCAATGCGCTCCGTCTACGGCGCGCGAAGGTTTGA
- a CDS encoding DUF4395 family protein produces the protein MPPTPKPRQFSYLISTAFLTASAVLFYAGLPVLGAVVGGLVAIAGTILATTHWCLGSFYYRLIFRRAAGTE, from the coding sequence TTGCCCCCGACGCCGAAACCCCGTCAGTTCTCCTACCTCATCTCGACAGCGTTCTTGACCGCCTCGGCCGTGCTCTTCTACGCCGGGTTGCCGGTGCTTGGAGCCGTCGTGGGTGGGCTAGTAGCCATCGCCGGCACCATCCTCGCCACGACGCATTGGTGTCTCGGCTCCTTCTACTACCGGCTGATCTTCCGCCGTGCCGCAGGGACCGAGTAG
- a CDS encoding YHS domain-containing protein, whose translation MPMNSAITSTTKDPVCGMTVDPATALHAERDGKTFYFCREHCREKFLSAPAGAKPEVKSGGCCCS comes from the coding sequence ATGCCCATGAATAGTGCGATTACATCCACGACCAAAGACCCTGTGTGCGGAATGACCGTGGACCCAGCGACGGCTCTCCACGCCGAGCGCGATGGGAAGACGTTCTACTTCTGCCGCGAGCACTGTCGGGAAAAGTTCTTGTCCGCACCCGCCGGTGCCAAGCCGGAGGTCAAGTCTGGAGGCTGCTGCTGTAGCTAA
- a CDS encoding YHS domain-containing protein, with the protein MSRDVELGILFADLAGYTALTEAHGDDDAANVAARFYLLARQSLRGPTRFVKPIGDAVMLAGPAPTLLLESLLRLRAAIDAEPDYPAMRAGLHVGPVVERDGDVFGATVNVAARVAAYSRSGQTLCTARFRAALGDCPWVALAPLGPVRLKNVLDPVELFEVSDAGAPISVYAVDPVCRMRVPAGVSAFHCESGDRVVVFCSASCRDAFLAAPDRYVSEAD; encoded by the coding sequence ATGAGCCGAGACGTCGAGCTCGGGATCCTGTTCGCCGACCTGGCCGGCTACACCGCGCTGACCGAGGCGCATGGCGACGATGACGCTGCGAACGTCGCCGCGCGCTTCTACCTGTTGGCGCGCCAGAGTCTCCGTGGCCCGACGCGGTTCGTGAAGCCAATTGGCGATGCGGTGATGCTGGCGGGGCCGGCGCCGACTCTGTTGCTGGAGTCGCTTCTACGCCTCCGCGCCGCGATCGACGCCGAGCCGGATTACCCCGCGATGCGTGCCGGATTGCACGTGGGTCCGGTCGTCGAGCGCGACGGCGACGTCTTCGGCGCGACCGTGAACGTCGCTGCACGCGTGGCTGCGTACAGTCGCTCCGGGCAAACCCTGTGCACCGCGCGGTTTCGCGCTGCACTTGGAGACTGCCCCTGGGTCGCTCTGGCTCCGCTCGGACCCGTCAGGCTCAAGAATGTCCTGGATCCCGTCGAGTTGTTCGAGGTCTCCGACGCCGGCGCGCCGATCAGTGTCTACGCGGTCGATCCGGTCTGTCGCATGCGCGTTCCGGCTGGAGTCTCTGCGTTCCACTGCGAATCGGGCGATCGCGTCGTTGTCTTCTGCTCGGCGAGCTGCCGCGACGCATTCTTGGCGGCGCCCGATCGCTACGTGAGCGAGGCCGACTGA
- a CDS encoding methyltransferase domain-containing protein: MHERRGPTKEEREYYSLSARVYAKFAPFYDLAVFGLRRLRREVASLAEVGAGSKVLDVATGTGEAALAFAETGAQVVGVDLSEHMLRVARRKNRFPDASFLRADAVELPFSDASFDVASICFALHEMPESVRERVLAEMARVTKPGGRLIVVDYSLPSGRLTRSVVYHFVKLYERDAYADFVRRDVAALIDGAGFRACESRAKYRESVRIWLGVKPGDPCSRAA, encoded by the coding sequence ATGCACGAGCGGCGCGGCCCAACGAAAGAAGAGCGCGAGTACTACTCGCTCAGCGCGCGCGTTTACGCCAAATTCGCGCCGTTCTACGACCTGGCGGTATTCGGACTCCGGCGCTTGCGACGCGAGGTTGCGTCCCTGGCGGAAGTCGGCGCCGGTAGCAAAGTGCTGGACGTCGCGACGGGGACCGGCGAGGCGGCCCTGGCCTTTGCCGAAACCGGCGCCCAGGTGGTTGGCGTCGACCTGTCCGAGCACATGTTGCGCGTCGCCCGGCGGAAGAACCGCTTCCCGGACGCGAGCTTCCTGCGTGCCGACGCCGTGGAGCTGCCCTTCTCGGACGCGAGCTTCGACGTCGCCAGCATCTGCTTTGCCCTCCACGAGATGCCCGAGAGCGTGCGCGAGCGCGTCCTCGCCGAGATGGCTCGCGTCACGAAACCGGGCGGAAGGCTCATCGTGGTCGACTACTCGCTTCCATCAGGCAGGCTCACTCGCTCGGTCGTCTACCACTTCGTGAAGCTGTACGAGCGTGACGCTTACGCCGACTTCGTCCGGCGGGACGTGGCCGCGCTGATCGACGGCGCCGGGTTTCGAGCGTGCGAGAGTCGAGCGAAGTACCGCGAGAGCGTGCGGATCTGGCTCGGGGTCAAACCGGGAGACCCTTGCTCCCGAGCCGCTTAG
- a CDS encoding HAMP domain-containing protein, translating to MIRSIRTASGSREGAAHIARGDLSTQIRLEGSDEFSDLADAFNQMAADLQRHQDSAVRSQKLATVGQVVAGVAHEINNPLGVILGYLKLMRKNATLTELAGEELRIVEDEAHQCQRIVRELLDLARPPRFEGYPVDLGELVKESVERLGESKRGAAGVEVECSGVSLVRGDQTQLREVVANLLINAMEAGGEHVEVHVVGRNGGVQLEVSDTGVGMDAAVRERAFEPFFTTKPRGTGLGLAVTQAIVHAHGGEISIDSNEGHGTRVRVDLPAVARTPEARA from the coding sequence ATGATCCGTTCGATCCGCACCGCCTCGGGCTCGCGCGAAGGTGCGGCTCACATCGCGCGTGGCGATCTGTCGACCCAGATCCGCCTCGAAGGCTCCGACGAGTTCTCCGACCTCGCGGATGCGTTCAACCAGATGGCCGCCGACCTGCAGCGTCATCAGGACAGCGCCGTGCGCTCGCAGAAGCTCGCCACGGTTGGTCAAGTCGTGGCCGGCGTGGCGCACGAGATCAACAACCCGCTGGGCGTGATCCTCGGGTATCTGAAGCTCATGCGCAAGAACGCGACCCTGACCGAGCTCGCCGGCGAGGAGCTGAGGATCGTCGAGGACGAGGCCCACCAGTGCCAGAGGATCGTGCGCGAGCTGCTCGATCTGGCGCGGCCGCCCCGCTTCGAAGGCTACCCCGTGGACCTGGGGGAGCTCGTGAAAGAGTCCGTCGAGCGCTTGGGCGAGTCCAAAAGAGGCGCCGCAGGCGTCGAGGTCGAGTGCTCGGGCGTGTCGCTGGTCCGCGGTGACCAGACCCAGTTACGCGAGGTGGTCGCAAACCTCTTGATTAACGCCATGGAGGCCGGCGGTGAGCACGTAGAAGTGCACGTCGTGGGACGGAACGGTGGTGTGCAGCTCGAGGTGAGCGACACTGGGGTGGGCATGGACGCAGCGGTGCGCGAACGCGCCTTCGAGCCGTTCTTCACCACCAAGCCCCGGGGCACGGGGCTCGGTCTGGCCGTGACCCAGGCCATCGTCCACGCTCACGGCGGGGAGATTTCCATCGACTCCAATGAGGGCCACGGCACGCGAGTGCGCGTTGACTTGCCGGCGGTCGCGCGTACGCCGGAGGCGCGCGCATGA
- a CDS encoding TolC family protein has product MRWRHVDGTATSDQVRRLLGAPLTADAAVKVALLNNPAIQASFEDLGAARGPDAGRSGCRIPADAALFYHGADGDPEVDLSVTLDVTDFFFLPARQGAAQSELDAAVLSVAGGALDLALEVRRAHIRYVAAKQIVELRRTVSQAAKASADAAEKIHEAGNSTDLDLANERERSTKSRGSRWPKPRPRSRRSASGSAR; this is encoded by the coding sequence GTGCGCTGGCGCCACGTCGATGGAACCGCGACCTCCGACCAGGTCCGGCGCTTGCTCGGCGCGCCGCTGACGGCGGACGCCGCGGTCAAGGTGGCGTTGCTCAACAACCCCGCGATCCAGGCGAGCTTCGAGGATCTCGGCGCGGCGCGCGGGCCTGATGCCGGGCGCTCCGGCTGCCGAATCCCCGCAGATGCGGCCTTGTTCTATCATGGCGCGGACGGCGATCCCGAGGTCGACCTGTCCGTGACCCTCGACGTCACCGACTTCTTCTTCCTACCGGCGCGCCAGGGCGCTGCGCAGAGCGAGCTGGACGCCGCCGTCTTGTCCGTCGCCGGCGGCGCGCTGGATCTCGCGCTCGAGGTGCGCCGCGCCCACATCCGCTACGTCGCCGCCAAGCAGATCGTCGAGCTGAGGCGTACCGTGAGCCAGGCGGCCAAGGCGTCCGCCGACGCGGCCGAGAAGATCCACGAGGCGGGCAACTCCACGGACCTCGACCTGGCCAACGAACGGGAGCGCTCTACCAAGAGTCGAGGCTCGCGCTGGCCCAAGCCGAGACCGCGCTCACGACGGAGCGCCAGCGGCTCGGCGCGCTGA